A single window of Cellulomonas sp. NTE-D12 DNA harbors:
- the fdhD gene encoding formate dehydrogenase accessory sulfurtransferase FdhD yields MGRLTSRVPVVRMTVGDDGTTSIGRPDTVVAEEPLEIRVGGQAISVTMRTPGHDFELVAGFLVTEGLISSVEHIRTQRYCAGATDEGVNTYNVVDVSVTVPVVPRDVARSFYTTSSCGICGKASIDAIRARSAFPRVSPSEGAALDPALVVTLPDRLRAAQRLFDDTGGLHAAALFALDGTLLCVREDVGRHNAVDKVVGWALLEGRLPLRDTVLQVSGRASFELVQKAHLAGIPVLSAVSAPSSLAVELADEVGMTLLGFVRPPTFNVYTGADRLRSAGNSSTVATGAELRPAS; encoded by the coding sequence ATGGGCCGCCTGACCTCGCGGGTCCCCGTGGTGCGCATGACGGTCGGGGACGACGGCACGACGTCGATCGGCCGGCCCGACACCGTGGTCGCCGAGGAGCCGCTGGAGATCCGCGTCGGCGGGCAGGCCATCAGCGTCACCATGCGCACCCCCGGTCACGACTTCGAGCTGGTCGCGGGCTTCCTGGTCACCGAGGGGCTCATCAGCTCCGTCGAGCACATCCGCACGCAGCGGTACTGCGCCGGCGCGACCGACGAGGGCGTGAACACCTACAACGTGGTGGACGTCTCCGTCACCGTGCCGGTGGTCCCGCGGGACGTCGCCCGGTCCTTCTACACGACGAGCTCGTGCGGCATCTGCGGCAAGGCGAGCATCGACGCGATCCGCGCCCGGTCGGCCTTCCCACGGGTATCGCCCTCCGAGGGCGCGGCCCTGGACCCGGCGCTCGTCGTGACGTTGCCCGACCGGCTGCGCGCTGCCCAGCGCCTGTTCGACGACACTGGCGGCCTGCACGCCGCGGCGCTGTTCGCCCTGGACGGCACCCTGCTGTGCGTGCGCGAGGACGTCGGCCGCCACAACGCCGTCGACAAGGTGGTCGGCTGGGCGCTGCTCGAGGGTCGGCTGCCGCTGCGCGACACGGTGCTGCAGGTCAGCGGCCGCGCGTCCTTCGAACTCGTGCAGAAGGCGCACCTGGCGGGGATCCCGGTGCTGAGCGCGGTGAGCGCGCCGTCGAGTCTGGCGGTCGAGCTGGCCGACGAGGTGGGGATGACGCTGCTGGGCTTCGTCCGGCCGCCGACGTTCAACGTCTACACGGGCGCCGACCGCCTGCGCTCTGCCGGGAACAGCTCCACCGTGGCCACGGGTGCGGAGCTCCGGCCGGCGTCCTGA
- a CDS encoding TetR/AcrR family transcriptional regulator — protein MQNESSGPRRDTRDRILDAAVEVLGASPDAGMGEVASAAGVVRRTVYGYFPSRSDLVLALARRAVDEIEAVLAEEAPADKAADVAWADFVARLWPLVHRYRVMVVLRRGEFGENIHVLLGQVERALADLVRRGQDAGVFGHHLPAGILSQTAWSAVFTIADDAPSRDVDAAAVTVATLLLLGVPQSRATALAARSGS, from the coding sequence GTGCAGAACGAGTCCTCGGGCCCTCGCCGCGACACGCGAGACCGGATCCTCGACGCGGCGGTCGAGGTGCTCGGCGCGAGCCCGGACGCCGGCATGGGCGAGGTCGCCTCGGCCGCCGGTGTGGTCCGGCGGACCGTCTACGGCTACTTCCCGTCCCGGTCCGACCTGGTGCTGGCGCTCGCGCGGCGCGCGGTGGACGAGATCGAGGCTGTCCTGGCCGAGGAGGCCCCGGCCGACAAGGCGGCTGACGTGGCGTGGGCGGACTTCGTCGCCCGCCTCTGGCCGTTGGTGCACCGCTACCGGGTGATGGTGGTGCTCCGGCGGGGCGAGTTCGGCGAGAACATCCACGTTCTCCTCGGGCAGGTGGAACGCGCACTCGCCGACCTGGTCCGACGAGGCCAGGACGCGGGGGTGTTCGGACACCACCTGCCGGCCGGCATCCTCAGCCAGACCGCCTGGTCCGCCGTCTTCACCATCGCCGACGACGCGCCGTCCCGGGACGTCGACGCCGCCGCGGTCACCGTGGCCACCCTGCTGCTGCTGGGAGTCCCACAGTCGCGCGCGACGGCCCTGGCCGCGCGCTCCGGCAGCTAG
- a CDS encoding epoxide hydrolase family protein, whose protein sequence is MTTTPAAAADVRPFRVDVPDAELDDLRERLARTRWPDRETVGDWSQGVRLDNARSLVAAWQHEYDWRRFESALNTYPQFLTTIDGLDIHFLHVRSKNPGALPLLLTHGWPSTVADFLGLIGPLTDPVAFGGDVADSFDVVIPSLPGCGFSGKPSEPGWNASRIARAWAELMRRLGYSRWAAHGGDWGAVVTTELGVMQPDGLLGIHLSTPYAFPDPIPETLTPEERRAVDGLAFYSGPLGGSNHVQGTKPETVGFALADSPAGQAAWIYEKFQSKTDNKGLAEDALSVDAMLDTISLYWFTNSAASSARIYWENRTATMAGPKLTLPVAVTVFPRDIPRLPRTWVEDTYSNLIHFGEAERGGHFAALEQPEILVDELRTGLRSLRA, encoded by the coding sequence ATGACCACAACCCCTGCCGCAGCGGCCGACGTCCGCCCGTTCCGTGTCGACGTCCCGGACGCGGAGCTCGACGACCTCCGCGAGCGACTGGCACGGACCCGCTGGCCCGACCGGGAGACCGTCGGCGACTGGTCGCAGGGCGTCCGCCTGGACAACGCCCGGTCCCTCGTCGCCGCCTGGCAGCACGAGTACGACTGGCGCCGGTTCGAGTCCGCGCTCAACACCTATCCGCAGTTCCTGACGACCATCGACGGGCTGGACATCCACTTCCTCCACGTCAGGTCGAAGAACCCCGGCGCCTTGCCGCTGCTGCTGACGCACGGCTGGCCGAGCACGGTCGCGGACTTCCTGGGCCTGATCGGGCCACTGACGGACCCTGTCGCATTCGGTGGCGACGTCGCCGATTCGTTCGACGTCGTCATCCCCTCGCTCCCGGGGTGCGGGTTCTCCGGCAAGCCGAGCGAACCCGGCTGGAACGCGTCCCGGATCGCCCGCGCGTGGGCCGAGCTGATGCGGCGGCTCGGCTACTCGCGCTGGGCGGCGCACGGCGGCGACTGGGGAGCCGTGGTCACCACCGAGCTCGGCGTGATGCAGCCGGACGGCCTGCTCGGGATCCACCTGAGCACGCCTTACGCGTTCCCGGACCCGATCCCCGAGACGCTGACCCCCGAAGAGCGCCGCGCGGTGGACGGGCTCGCGTTCTACAGCGGCCCCCTCGGCGGGTCCAACCACGTGCAGGGCACCAAGCCGGAGACGGTGGGATTCGCACTCGCCGACTCGCCGGCCGGCCAGGCGGCGTGGATCTACGAGAAGTTCCAGTCGAAGACGGACAACAAGGGGCTCGCCGAGGACGCGCTGAGCGTCGACGCCATGCTCGACACGATCTCGCTCTACTGGTTCACCAACAGCGCGGCGTCATCGGCCCGCATCTACTGGGAGAACCGGACGGCGACCATGGCGGGCCCGAAGCTGACCCTGCCCGTGGCGGTCACCGTGTTCCCGCGCGACATCCCGCGACTGCCGCGAACGTGGGTCGAGGACACCTACAGCAACCTGATCCACTTCGGCGAGGCCGAGCGGGGCGGACACTTCGCCGCCCTCGAGCAGCCGGAGATCCTGGTCGACGAGCTCCGCACCGGCCTGCGAAGCCTCCGCGCATAG
- a CDS encoding 4Fe-4S dicluster domain-containing protein has translation MAFDLSALGSFLRSDDPPHAGGYEDPAPRVGFFTDTSVCIGCKACEVACKEWNAIPEDGLTFTGMSYDNSEHLGASTWRHVAFIEQQRPMGAPSAGGGAGTTTVDLGMPTMPAAAGSSSADEALGGDGDRTGMRWLMASDVCKHCTHAACLDVCPTGALFRTEFGTVVVQEDVCNGCGYCVSACPYGVIETRKDDGRAWKCTMCYDRLGAGQEPACAKACPTDSIQFGDLDELRVRAQARVEQLHEAGVPEARLYGADPNDGVGGDGAFFLLLDEPEVYGLPPDPVVTTRDLPVMWRNAALAAGALLTGLAATFLGRKR, from the coding sequence ATGGCGTTCGACCTGTCCGCGCTCGGCAGCTTCCTGCGCAGCGACGACCCGCCGCACGCCGGCGGGTACGAGGACCCGGCGCCGCGCGTCGGCTTCTTCACCGACACCTCCGTCTGCATCGGCTGCAAGGCCTGCGAGGTGGCCTGCAAGGAGTGGAACGCGATCCCGGAGGACGGGCTGACGTTCACCGGCATGTCCTACGACAACTCCGAGCACCTGGGCGCGAGCACGTGGCGGCACGTGGCGTTCATCGAGCAGCAACGGCCGATGGGCGCGCCGTCCGCGGGTGGCGGCGCGGGGACGACGACGGTGGACCTCGGGATGCCGACGATGCCGGCGGCCGCGGGGTCGTCGTCGGCCGACGAGGCGCTGGGCGGCGACGGCGACCGCACCGGGATGCGCTGGCTGATGGCGTCCGACGTCTGCAAGCACTGCACGCACGCCGCCTGCCTGGACGTCTGCCCCACCGGCGCGCTGTTCCGCACGGAGTTCGGCACGGTCGTCGTGCAGGAGGACGTGTGCAACGGCTGCGGCTACTGCGTCTCGGCCTGCCCGTACGGCGTGATCGAGACCCGCAAGGACGACGGCCGGGCCTGGAAGTGCACCATGTGCTACGACCGGCTCGGGGCGGGCCAGGAGCCGGCATGTGCCAAGGCGTGCCCGACGGACTCGATCCAGTTCGGCGACCTGGACGAGCTGCGGGTGCGTGCCCAGGCCCGCGTGGAGCAGCTGCACGAGGCCGGCGTGCCGGAGGCGCGGCTGTACGGGGCCGACCCGAACGACGGCGTCGGCGGCGACGGCGCGTTCTTCCTGCTGCTCGACGAGCCCGAGGTGTACGGGCTGCCGCCGGACCCGGTGGTCACCACGCGCGACCTGCCGGTGATGTGGCGCAACGCCGCGCTCGCGGCCGGGGCGCTGCTGACCGGCCTCGCGGCGACGTTCCTGGGGAGGAAGCGATGA
- a CDS encoding GIY-YIG nuclease family protein: protein MQQTQSGAAELRARLEEIDKSIADVDYRAANVRAGYVYVISNLGSMGERVVKIGMTRRLDPMDRIRELSDASVPFNFDVHALFFSEDAYGVEAMLHRHFADQRVNRINLRREFFYATAAEVLEALREHNVAVVEYRTEAAADEFRASREIAMSEVAVR, encoded by the coding sequence GTGCAGCAGACCCAGTCGGGTGCCGCGGAGCTTCGCGCGAGGCTCGAGGAGATCGACAAGTCCATCGCCGACGTCGACTATCGAGCCGCGAACGTTCGCGCGGGCTACGTCTACGTGATCTCCAACCTGGGCTCCATGGGCGAGCGAGTCGTCAAGATCGGGATGACGCGGCGGCTCGACCCCATGGACCGGATCCGGGAGCTGTCTGACGCCTCGGTCCCGTTCAACTTCGACGTGCACGCACTCTTCTTCTCCGAGGACGCGTATGGCGTCGAGGCGATGCTCCACCGGCATTTCGCCGACCAGCGGGTCAATCGGATCAACCTGCGGCGCGAGTTCTTCTACGCGACGGCCGCCGAAGTGCTCGAGGCACTGCGTGAGCACAACGTCGCGGTCGTCGAGTACCGGACCGAGGCGGCTGCCGACGAGTTCCGGGCGTCGCGTGAGATCGCCATGAGCGAGGTGGCGGTGCGCTGA
- a CDS encoding IS3 family transposase (programmed frameshift): MPRPYPMEFRRDVVAVARRGEAPLKQVAADFGIAESCLRNWLRDADVEDGNRPGVTRSESTELREANRRIRLLEQENEVLRRAAAYLSQANLPKRLYPLVSELAVDGVPVAVTCRVLKLARQPYYRWLAAPVTSRELEQAHLANTLFDAHLDDPEFGHRLLADEAARAGMVACDRTVWRICSSNGWWSVFGKKRSRGGKKAGPPAHDDLVLRQFRADGPNRLWLWDITEHPTAEGKIYLCAIKDVFSNRIVGYSISDRMTSQIAVNALVSAVQRRRDVAGCVVHSDRGSQFRSRKVARVLAHHDLVGSMGQVASAGDNAAMESFFSLLQKNVLNRRRWATRQDLRIAIITWIERTYHRRRRQQRLGRLTPIEFETIMNTQVALAA, encoded by the exons GTGCCCAGGCCCTATCCGATGGAGTTCCGCCGGGACGTCGTGGCGGTTGCCCGACGCGGTGAGGCTCCGCTCAAGCAGGTCGCGGCCGACTTCGGGATCGCCGAGTCGTGTCTGCGCAACTGGCTGCGTGATGCCGATGTCGAGGACGGCAACCGTCCGGGCGTGACCCGGTCGGAGTCGACCGAGCTGCGCGAGGCCAACCGTCGCATCCGTCTTCTGGAGCAGGAGAACGAGGTGCTGCGCCGCGCGGCGGCGTACTTGTCCCAGGCGAATCTGCCG AAAAGGCTCTACCCGCTCGTGAGTGAGCTCGCCGTCGACGGGGTGCCCGTCGCGGTGACGTGTCGGGTTCTCAAGCTCGCCAGGCAGCCGTACTACCGCTGGCTTGCCGCACCCGTGACCTCTCGTGAGCTCGAGCAGGCGCATCTGGCCAACACCCTGTTCGACGCCCACCTCGACGACCCGGAGTTCGGTCACCGACTCCTGGCCGACGAGGCGGCCCGGGCCGGGATGGTCGCCTGCGACCGCACGGTGTGGCGGATCTGCTCGAGCAATGGCTGGTGGTCCGTGTTCGGAAAGAAGCGTTCCCGAGGCGGCAAGAAGGCCGGCCCGCCGGCCCACGACGACCTCGTGCTGCGCCAGTTCCGAGCCGACGGGCCGAACCGGCTATGGCTGTGGGACATCACCGAGCACCCCACCGCCGAGGGCAAGATCTACCTCTGCGCGATCAAGGACGTGTTCTCCAACCGGATCGTGGGGTACTCGATCAGTGATCGCATGACCTCCCAGATCGCGGTGAATGCACTGGTCAGCGCCGTGCAGCGGCGACGCGACGTCGCTGGGTGCGTGGTGCACTCGGACCGAGGCAGCCAGTTTCGAAGCCGGAAGGTGGCCCGCGTCCTGGCTCACCACGACCTGGTCGGCTCGATGGGCCAGGTCGCCTCTGCTGGCGACAACGCCGCCATGGAGAGCTTCTTCTCGCTGCTGCAGAAGAACGTCCTGAACCGGCGTCGCTGGGCCACCCGCCAGGACCTGCGCATCGCGATCATCACCTGGATCGAAAGGACCTACCACCGCCGCCGACGCCAACAAAGGCTCGGGCGCCTGACACCCATCGAGTTCGAGACCATCATGAACACTCAGGTCGCACTCGCCGCCTGA
- the nrfD gene encoding NrfD/PsrC family molybdoenzyme membrane anchor subunit, producing MSDGGFGGRFGGGGGGRHKRRGGGRGGEELMVPEAEFTSYYGRPILHKPKWEPLDIAGYLFLGGLAGSSSVLAAGATATGRPALARACKVGSLVAISGSVVALVHDLGRPERFTNMLRTVKPSSPMSIGSWILSAYGPAAGIAAVTSVTGWFPRIGRLATFAAAATGPAVAAYTAPLIADTAVPTWHAGHAELPFLFVSSGATAAGGLGMLAAPVSQAGPARRAALVGGLTEVAITRYMERRMGLPGETLRQGRAGTLMRAAEALSVGGALVGGIGGRWSRAAAVVGGLAAMAGSACTRFGIFEAGVASTQDPKYVVQPQRERLNERAAQAAGSSSGATRAGGKADEWAA from the coding sequence ATGAGCGACGGCGGGTTCGGCGGGCGGTTCGGTGGCGGTGGCGGTGGCCGGCACAAGCGCCGCGGCGGCGGCCGTGGCGGCGAGGAGCTCATGGTTCCCGAGGCCGAGTTCACCTCGTACTACGGCCGTCCGATCCTGCACAAGCCCAAGTGGGAGCCGCTCGACATCGCCGGGTACCTGTTCCTCGGCGGGCTGGCGGGCAGCTCGTCGGTGCTCGCTGCCGGGGCGACCGCGACGGGCCGTCCAGCATTGGCGCGGGCCTGCAAGGTCGGCTCGCTGGTGGCCATCTCCGGCTCGGTGGTCGCGCTGGTGCACGACCTGGGCCGGCCCGAGCGGTTCACCAACATGCTGCGGACCGTCAAGCCGTCGTCCCCCATGAGCATCGGCTCGTGGATCCTGTCCGCCTACGGCCCGGCGGCCGGCATCGCCGCCGTCACCAGCGTCACCGGCTGGTTCCCGCGGATCGGTCGCCTTGCGACGTTCGCCGCCGCGGCAACCGGTCCCGCGGTCGCCGCGTACACCGCACCGCTGATCGCGGACACCGCGGTGCCGACCTGGCACGCCGGCCACGCCGAGCTGCCCTTCCTGTTCGTCAGCTCGGGCGCCACCGCGGCCGGCGGTCTCGGCATGCTGGCCGCGCCGGTGTCCCAGGCGGGTCCGGCACGTCGAGCCGCCCTGGTCGGAGGCCTGACCGAGGTGGCCATCACCCGCTACATGGAGCGGCGCATGGGACTGCCGGGGGAGACCCTGCGGCAGGGCCGGGCCGGCACGCTGATGCGCGCGGCCGAGGCGCTGAGCGTCGGTGGTGCGCTGGTGGGCGGGATCGGTGGGCGCTGGTCGCGGGCTGCGGCGGTGGTCGGCGGCCTGGCGGCGATGGCCGGGTCCGCGTGCACGCGGTTCGGGATCTTCGAGGCGGGGGTCGCCTCGACGCAGGACCCGAAGTACGTGGTGCAGCCGCAGCGGGAACGGCTCAACGAGCGTGCGGCGCAGGCGGCGGGCTCGTCGTCGGGCGCCACGCGCGCAGGTGGGAAGGCGGACGAATGGGCCGCCTGA
- the fdh gene encoding formate dehydrogenase produces the protein MKQLPLIQSWPVVRQLTGDDRAGKASAARSAKTANLKARTQTADRVVKSVCPYCAVGCGQNVFVKDGKVIQIEGDPDSPVSRGRLCPKGSASLQLTTGDARLHTVLYRPPYATDWQQLSLDEAMRMVAERVVKTRADTWEDEKDGKKTRRTMGIASLGGATLDNEENYLIKKLFTSLGIVQVENQARVCHSSTVVGLGTSFGRGGSTMFLQDLQHADCIVIEGSNFAEAHPVGFQWVVEAKARGAKIIHVDPRFTRTSAMADLHVPLRVGTDIAFIGALINHVLSTGSYFKEYVENYTNASTLVSEDFQDTEDLDGLFSGFDEQKRSYSFETWEYEGASAAPASGMRDKTPGQEEAEEGGGSDGSAPPDIQSAGRGEQHGSGGTAMEGQPHTDPTLQDPRCVLNVLKRHYARYTPEMVEEVCGIPKETFFEVAQALIENSGRERTTSFAYAVGWTQHSAGSQFIRAACVLQLLLGNVGRPGGGIMALRGHASIQGSSDIPTLFNLLPGYLPMPYAHHQIDLKSFIQADAARKGFWANMESYMVSLLKAWWGPAATPSNDFCFDYLPRLTGSHSTYDTVMEQIAGRCKGYFLLGENPAVGSANATMQRLGMANLDWLVVRDFSLIESATWWKDGPEIASGELTTTDIATEVFVFPAAAHTEKAGSFTNTNRMLQWRHKAVEPEGDARSDLWFMFHLGRIIREMLAGSTEQRDRPILDLTWDYPTEGPTAEPMGEAVLAEINGWDSTGKQLSTYMDLKEDGSTACGCWIYAGVYADGVNQAARRKPGSEQDWVAAEWGWTWPLNRHILYNRASAAPDGTPWSERKKLVWWDADAGKWSGFDVPDFEPKKSPDYRPPAGAQGIEALSGIDPFIMQADGKGWLYAPAGVVDGPMPAHYEPQDSPVQNALYGQQRNPARLVFPAEHNRYQPSGDTPGSDVYPFLVTTYRLTEHFTAGGMSRWQPYLAELQPELFCEVSPELAAERGLTHGGWATLVTARGAIEARVMVTHRMRPLRIQGRMVDQIGIPYHFGPNGLVAGDAVNELSAIVLDPSSHIQEVKAFAADIRPGRRPQGAGRPALVREYQERAGVTASTGTEI, from the coding sequence GTGAAGCAACTCCCGCTGATCCAGTCCTGGCCGGTGGTCCGGCAGCTCACCGGTGACGACCGCGCCGGCAAGGCGTCGGCCGCCAGGTCCGCGAAGACGGCCAATCTGAAGGCGCGCACCCAGACGGCCGACCGCGTCGTGAAGTCCGTCTGCCCGTACTGCGCCGTCGGCTGCGGTCAGAACGTGTTCGTCAAGGACGGCAAGGTCATCCAGATCGAGGGCGACCCCGACTCGCCCGTCAGCCGCGGGCGGCTGTGCCCCAAGGGTTCCGCGAGCCTGCAGCTGACCACCGGCGACGCCCGCCTGCACACCGTCCTCTACCGACCGCCGTACGCCACCGACTGGCAGCAGCTGTCCCTCGACGAGGCGATGCGCATGGTCGCCGAGCGCGTCGTCAAGACCCGGGCGGACACGTGGGAGGACGAGAAGGACGGCAAGAAGACCCGCCGGACGATGGGGATCGCCAGCCTCGGCGGCGCGACGCTGGACAACGAGGAGAACTACCTCATCAAGAAGCTGTTCACCTCGCTCGGCATCGTGCAGGTGGAGAACCAGGCACGCGTGTGCCACAGCTCCACGGTCGTCGGGCTGGGCACCAGCTTCGGCCGCGGCGGCTCGACGATGTTCCTGCAGGACCTGCAGCACGCGGACTGCATCGTCATCGAGGGCTCGAACTTCGCCGAGGCCCACCCCGTGGGCTTCCAGTGGGTGGTCGAGGCCAAGGCGCGCGGCGCCAAGATCATCCACGTCGACCCGCGGTTCACGCGCACGTCGGCGATGGCGGACCTGCACGTGCCGCTGCGGGTGGGCACGGACATTGCGTTCATCGGTGCGCTGATCAACCACGTGCTGAGCACGGGCTCGTACTTCAAGGAGTACGTCGAGAACTACACCAACGCGTCCACCCTGGTCAGCGAGGACTTCCAGGACACCGAGGACCTGGACGGGCTGTTCTCCGGGTTCGACGAGCAGAAGCGCTCGTACTCCTTCGAGACGTGGGAGTACGAGGGCGCGTCGGCGGCGCCGGCATCCGGGATGCGCGACAAGACGCCGGGCCAGGAGGAGGCCGAGGAGGGCGGCGGCTCCGACGGGTCCGCGCCTCCCGACATCCAGAGCGCCGGCCGCGGCGAGCAGCACGGCTCCGGCGGCACCGCGATGGAGGGCCAGCCGCACACCGACCCCACCCTGCAGGACCCGCGCTGCGTGCTGAACGTGCTCAAGCGGCACTACGCCCGGTACACGCCGGAGATGGTCGAGGAGGTGTGCGGCATCCCCAAGGAGACGTTCTTCGAGGTGGCGCAGGCCCTGATCGAGAACTCCGGCCGCGAGCGGACCACCTCGTTCGCCTACGCCGTCGGGTGGACGCAGCACAGCGCGGGCTCCCAGTTCATCCGGGCCGCGTGCGTGCTGCAGCTGCTGCTGGGCAACGTCGGACGTCCCGGCGGCGGGATCATGGCGCTGCGCGGGCACGCGTCCATCCAGGGCTCCAGCGACATCCCCACCCTGTTCAACCTGCTGCCCGGCTACCTGCCGATGCCGTACGCGCACCACCAGATCGACCTGAAGAGCTTCATCCAGGCCGACGCGGCCCGGAAGGGCTTCTGGGCCAACATGGAGAGCTACATGGTGAGCCTCCTCAAGGCGTGGTGGGGGCCCGCGGCGACACCGTCCAACGACTTCTGCTTCGACTACCTGCCCCGGCTGACCGGCAGCCACTCCACCTACGACACGGTGATGGAGCAGATCGCCGGACGGTGCAAGGGGTACTTCCTGCTCGGGGAGAACCCGGCGGTCGGGTCCGCGAACGCGACGATGCAGCGCCTCGGCATGGCCAACCTCGACTGGCTGGTGGTGCGCGACTTCTCGCTGATCGAGAGCGCGACGTGGTGGAAGGACGGGCCGGAGATCGCGTCCGGCGAGCTGACGACGACGGACATCGCCACCGAGGTGTTCGTCTTCCCGGCCGCCGCGCACACCGAGAAGGCCGGCAGCTTCACCAACACCAACCGGATGCTGCAGTGGCGGCACAAGGCCGTGGAGCCCGAGGGCGACGCCCGCAGCGACCTGTGGTTCATGTTCCACCTGGGCCGGATCATCCGGGAGATGCTGGCCGGCTCCACCGAGCAGCGCGACCGGCCGATCCTCGACCTGACCTGGGACTACCCGACCGAGGGCCCGACGGCCGAGCCGATGGGCGAGGCGGTGCTGGCCGAGATCAACGGGTGGGACTCCACCGGCAAGCAGCTGTCGACGTACATGGACCTGAAGGAGGACGGGTCGACGGCGTGCGGCTGCTGGATCTACGCCGGCGTCTACGCCGACGGCGTCAACCAGGCGGCCCGTCGCAAGCCCGGCAGCGAGCAGGACTGGGTGGCTGCCGAGTGGGGCTGGACCTGGCCGCTGAACCGCCACATCCTGTACAACCGCGCATCCGCGGCCCCGGACGGCACACCGTGGAGCGAGCGGAAGAAGCTCGTGTGGTGGGACGCCGACGCCGGGAAGTGGTCGGGGTTCGACGTGCCCGACTTCGAGCCGAAGAAGTCGCCGGACTACCGGCCGCCGGCGGGCGCGCAGGGCATCGAGGCGCTGTCCGGCATCGACCCGTTCATCATGCAGGCGGACGGCAAGGGCTGGCTGTACGCACCGGCGGGCGTGGTCGACGGACCGATGCCCGCGCACTACGAGCCGCAGGACTCGCCGGTGCAGAACGCCCTGTACGGGCAGCAGCGCAACCCTGCCCGGCTCGTGTTCCCCGCGGAGCACAACCGCTACCAGCCCTCCGGTGACACCCCGGGGTCGGACGTGTACCCGTTCCTGGTCACCACCTACCGGCTCACCGAGCACTTCACCGCGGGCGGCATGAGCCGGTGGCAGCCGTACCTGGCCGAGCTGCAGCCGGAGCTGTTCTGCGAGGTGTCCCCGGAGCTGGCCGCCGAGCGTGGGCTGACCCACGGCGGCTGGGCGACGCTGGTCACGGCGCGCGGCGCCATCGAGGCCCGCGTGATGGTCACCCACCGCATGCGACCGCTGCGGATCCAGGGCCGGATGGTCGACCAGATCGGCATCCCGTACCACTTCGGGCCCAACGGGCTGGTGGCCGGCGACGCGGTGAACGAGCTGTCCGCGATCGTGCTCGACCCCAGCTCGCACATCCAGGAGGTCAAGGCGTTCGCGGCGGACATCCGCCCGGGACGACGGCCGCAGGGCGCCGGACGGCCGGCGCTGGTGCGCGAGTACCAGGAGCGGGCGGGCGTCACCGCCTCGACCGGGACGGAGATCTGA
- a CDS encoding helix-turn-helix transcriptional regulator: protein MEEWEFGRAVRRWRERVAPESVGVRLGGRRRAPGLRREELAGLAGISVDYLTRLEQGRATSPSSQVVEALARSLRLSDAERELLFRLAGLSAPGPGIVPTRITASVQRLLDRFVGIPLVVYDAAWNLVVANAPYDALMGETSALRGNERNGVWRNVVGPPSRARQTQAEHDEQVAGLVADLRMTAARYPADQGIRRLLADLRAASPWFVELWDTAPDPMPAERSRHKVIDHPTVGPITVDCDTLVVAGDDLRIMVYTAEPGSDDAERLELAIVLGTQTLA from the coding sequence GTGGAGGAGTGGGAGTTCGGCCGGGCGGTGCGCCGGTGGCGCGAGCGGGTCGCACCCGAGTCGGTCGGCGTGCGGCTCGGCGGCCGTCGCCGCGCGCCCGGTCTGCGCCGTGAGGAGCTCGCGGGACTGGCCGGCATCTCCGTCGACTACCTGACGCGCCTCGAGCAGGGCCGTGCGACGTCGCCGTCGTCCCAGGTGGTCGAGGCTCTGGCCCGCAGCCTGCGGCTGTCCGACGCGGAGCGGGAGCTGCTGTTCCGCCTGGCCGGCCTCTCGGCCCCCGGCCCCGGCATAGTCCCGACGCGGATCACCGCCAGCGTGCAGCGGCTGCTGGACCGCTTCGTCGGGATCCCGCTCGTCGTCTACGACGCCGCCTGGAACCTGGTCGTCGCGAACGCACCGTACGACGCGCTGATGGGCGAGACGTCGGCGCTGCGCGGCAACGAACGGAACGGGGTGTGGCGCAACGTCGTCGGGCCGCCGTCGCGCGCCCGCCAGACGCAGGCCGAGCACGACGAGCAGGTCGCCGGGCTCGTCGCCGACCTGCGCATGACGGCCGCCCGCTACCCCGCCGACCAGGGGATTCGCCGGTTGCTCGCCGACCTGCGCGCCGCGAGCCCGTGGTTCGTCGAGCTGTGGGACACCGCCCCGGACCCCATGCCGGCCGAGCGCTCCCGGCACAAGGTGATCGACCACCCGACGGTCGGGCCGATCACGGTGGACTGCGACACCCTCGTCGTCGCCGGCGACGACCTGCGGATCATGGTCTACACGGCCGAGCCGGGGTCCGACGATGCCGAGCGGCTGGAGCTGGCGATCGTACTGGGGACGCAGACGCTCGCCTAG